Proteins found in one Salvelinus alpinus chromosome 11, SLU_Salpinus.1, whole genome shotgun sequence genomic segment:
- the LOC139533355 gene encoding secretory phospholipase A2 receptor-like — METLLYLTLLISGFYTPSSCLHQYHLITNNMNWTDAQSYCREKYTDLATVDDMEDLNRLITSVSSYGQEHWLGLKKGDTLKWNWSLADRRFYREGETEFRNWDTGTPQNGNCALMSTAGLWYNTSCDDQHHFICYDAFAGKQDTNLTYVLIQENKTWIDAQSYCRQNHTDLVSVRNQTENTEIEKKISLRKLPVWIGLFQDSWIWSDQSDSSFRNWQSGRLSTDQSPAVETPDIPQLKRQVVRVKMLPKDQHLNLSDAAVQDSILQEIRNKLKDQGLPADIKVTWKKQPDGKVFHKEEEGSPKKEEEEKMKKRMMTKREL; from the exons GATTCTACACACCTTCCTCATGTCTTCATCAGTATCACCTCATTACCAACAATATGAACTGGACTGATGCCCAGAGTTACTGCAGAGAGAAATACACTGACCTGGCTACAGTAGATGACATGGAGGACCTGAACAGGCTGATTACCAGTGTCAGTAGTTATGGTCAAGAACACTGGCTAGGACTGAAGAAGGGAGATACCTTGAAGTGGAACTGGTCTCTGGCAGACAGACGTttctacagagagggggagactgAGTTCAGAAACTGGGACACTGGGACACCCCAAAATGGTAACTGTGCTTTAATGAGTACAGCTGGTCTGTGGTACAACACCTCCTGTGATGACCAGCATCACTTCATCTGTTATGATG CTTTTGCAGGAAAACAAGACACCAACCTAACATACGTCTTAATTCAGGAGAACAAGACCTGGATAGATGCTCAGAGTTACTGCAGACAGAATCACACAGACCTGGTCAGTGTGAGGAACCAGACTgagaacacagagatagagaagAAGATATCACTGAGGAAACTTCCTGTGTGGATCGGTCTGTTTCAAGACTCCTGGATATGGTCAGACCAGAGTGACTCCTCATTCAGAAACTGGCAGTCAGGACGGCTTTCAACAGATCAGA GCCCAGCTGTGGAGACCCCTGACATACCCCAACTGAAGAGACAGGTGGTGAGAGTGAAGATGCTCCCAAAGGATCAACATCTGAACCTCAGTGATGCTGCTGTTCAGGACTCCATCTTACAAGAG ATAAGGAACAAGCTGAAGGATCAGGGGTTACCTGCAGACATCAAAGTGACATGGAAAAAGCAGCCTGATGGGAAGGTCTTCCACAAGGAGGAAGAGGGGTCTCccaagaaagaagaggaggagaagatgaagaagaggatGATGACAAAGAGAGAACTCTAA